A stretch of Triticum aestivum cultivar Chinese Spring chromosome 1D, IWGSC CS RefSeq v2.1, whole genome shotgun sequence DNA encodes these proteins:
- the LOC123178871 gene encoding calmodulin-like protein 3 — MWAMVIMGQNILIALVSSLLMLILGPLIIDVILVSKKIWSFLCTLTKYLVHDDTLAVDSVVLGDSCAPPAQLVGGGGLTSGDIEIVTTRLGLTGWRYQRCEVIGVVNEFMDGKQASESELEEAFYVFDRNEDGFICAGELWNVMRRLGWKEGAMYEDCVRMIRTFDEDGDGKINFLEFRRMMENAV, encoded by the coding sequence ATGTGGGCGATGGTGATTATGGGTCAAAACATCCTAATCGCATTGGTGTCATCTCTCCTGATGTTGATCTTGGGGCCATTGATCATAGATGTAATCCTGGTAAGCAAAAAGATCTGGAGCTTCTTGTGCACACTTACAAAATACCTAGTGCATGACGACACCCTCGCCGTCGACTCCGTGGTGCTTGGTGATAGCTGCGCACCGCCGGCGCAACTAGTTGGCGGCGGCGGATTGACCTCTGGTGACATAGAAATTGTCACGACGAGGCTTGGTCTGACCGGGTGGAGGTACCAACGGTGTGAAGTAATCGGTGTCGTAAATGAGTTTATGGACGGTAAGCAAGCGAGCGAGAGCGAGCTGGAGGAGGCCTTCTACGTTTTTGACCGTAACGAGGATGGGTTCATATGCGCCGGGGAGTTGTGGAATGTGATGAGGAGGCTAGGGTGGAAAGAAGGGGCGATGTATGAGGACTGTGTGAGGATGATCCGCACCTTCGATGAGGATGGAGATGGGAAGATCAACTTCCTAGAGTTTAGAAGGATGATGGAGAATGCCGTTTAA